A part of Bacillus thuringiensis genomic DNA contains:
- a CDS encoding proline dehydrogenase family protein gives MEQLMRNSFLFLSKNKALTKLAKKYGLRFGAGRFVAGETIELATAAIKALNKQGLCVTIDYLGEFVDNEAEANEMASESIEAIRAIGREGLNSQLSLKMTSMGLDISDEIVMNNMRRILEAGKENGVFITIDMEDYTRCGKTIEIFKQLKSEYDNIGTVIQAYLYRTEKDMEELNAYSPNLRLVKGAYKEPEEVAFPDKKDVDDNYKKIIKMHLLNGNYTAIASHDEAIIEYTKKLAEEHNIPRDQFEFQMLYGIRNERQLELVKEGYKMRVYVPYGNDWYGYFMRRLAERPANVAFVLKGMVKK, from the coding sequence ATGGAACAATTAATGCGAAATTCGTTTCTTTTCTTATCTAAAAATAAAGCGCTAACAAAACTGGCTAAAAAGTACGGTTTACGCTTTGGTGCAGGTCGCTTTGTCGCAGGGGAAACGATTGAATTGGCGACAGCTGCAATTAAAGCATTAAATAAGCAAGGTCTTTGTGTAACGATCGATTATTTAGGTGAATTCGTTGATAACGAAGCGGAAGCAAATGAAATGGCTAGCGAATCGATTGAAGCGATTCGTGCAATTGGAAGAGAAGGTCTTAATTCGCAGCTTTCTTTAAAGATGACTTCTATGGGATTAGATATCTCTGATGAAATCGTAATGAACAACATGCGCCGTATTTTAGAAGCTGGAAAAGAAAATGGTGTGTTTATTACAATTGATATGGAAGACTATACGCGCTGCGGGAAAACAATTGAGATCTTTAAACAATTAAAATCTGAATACGATAATATTGGTACAGTTATTCAAGCTTACTTATATCGTACAGAAAAAGATATGGAAGAATTAAATGCTTATAGTCCGAATTTACGTCTTGTAAAAGGAGCTTATAAAGAACCTGAAGAAGTAGCGTTCCCGGATAAGAAAGATGTAGATGATAACTATAAAAAAATTATAAAAATGCACTTATTAAATGGAAATTATACTGCAATTGCTTCACATGACGAAGCGATTATTGAATATACGAAAAAACTTGCCGAAGAACACAACATTCCAAGAGACCAATTTGAATTCCAGATGTTATATGGTATTCGTAATGAGCGTCAACTTGAGCTAGTAAAAGAAGGTTACAAAATGCGTGTTTACGTACCTTATGGAAACGACTGGTATGGCTACTTCATGCGTCGTCTAGCAGAGCGTCCAGCAAACGTTGCGTTCGTATTAAAAGGTATGGTTAAAAAATAA
- a CDS encoding YusU family protein: MSEKFNEQFDGLLEKYTELLLGESNEERKEQVQKWALYSYIAKTMPALVKHWNETYPDAKEEMVQLITDIKRLNEEKRNEQ; the protein is encoded by the coding sequence ATGAGTGAAAAGTTTAACGAACAATTTGATGGGTTGTTAGAGAAATACACGGAACTATTACTTGGAGAGAGCAATGAAGAGAGAAAAGAACAGGTGCAGAAGTGGGCACTGTATTCTTACATAGCTAAGACGATGCCGGCTTTAGTGAAGCATTGGAATGAGACTTACCCTGATGCGAAAGAAGAGATGGTACAGTTAATTACAGATATTAAAAGGCTGAATGAAGAGAAGAGAAATGAGCAATAA
- a CDS encoding MTH1187 family thiamine-binding protein yields the protein MAIVDVSIIPVGTGNPSVSEYVAEVQKVLEKNADRVKYQLTPMNTIIEGDLPVILEVVQQMHEVPYTKGAQRVATTIRIDDRRDKVSTMEKKLNSVRSKL from the coding sequence ATGGCAATTGTTGACGTATCGATTATTCCAGTAGGAACAGGTAATCCAAGTGTGAGTGAATATGTAGCAGAAGTACAAAAGGTGCTAGAGAAAAATGCAGATCGCGTGAAGTATCAATTAACACCAATGAATACAATTATTGAAGGAGATCTTCCTGTCATTCTAGAAGTTGTTCAACAAATGCATGAAGTTCCATATACGAAAGGTGCACAGCGTGTTGCGACAACAATTCGTATCGACGATCGTCGTGATAAAGTAAGCACAATGGAGAAGAAATTAAACTCTGTTCGATCAAAATTATAA
- a CDS encoding methyl-accepting chemotaxis protein, producing the protein MLRSLRLKIAVVFSVLISMMFVILGTAMYQLQKEKEVRSLDQYSQNTMDLVTEQLTTFVQRTDEDMGYYANSEMVRNILQDGVTPEEEAFLTKEFSEYKKNHPGILDLYIGTKDKKTLSANLAEGGQVPEGYDPTTRTWYKDSEADVKKVHWGQPMYEIATGKLSVGVSKAITAQDGSVLGVVAMDVSLGTIQKLLHNIQYNNGGEMFIINDKNMALVYPEKIGKDVSKEPLVKSLNKDVTKYAVTTLKGEDVVAYSQSFDLMKWKIGIFYPKETIDGLLNSTRNTVIIMACISLLVGIAASYLFSRRLARPLQLLTNHVQKVAEGDLTLQMKVTSKDEVGELTNHFNHMVEQMNEMVSKIKNSVSTVQQSTNNLHYLTNETVAASREVSGAMDDVSGGASTLANSVDEVSEQLENMAQSVEQMNHSVGEIKGVAGKAEEASKQGLNTMRNLVRTRGQSSSIVVHTEEASGKLEQRVGSIQNVVELIKGISDQTNLLALNASIEAARAGEQGKGFAVVAEEVRKLAEQSKEATVEIAMMIGDVQVEVRRVVDVVSKLKDIADIQNKVTTEAETEFRTIMSVVNTISTSVEQIVEEVYNIGHEQGEITTVMHTIAGTSQESAAVSEEVNAATESQVNHLEKVAHTMESLTEHMRDLERLVEQFKIEE; encoded by the coding sequence ATGTTAAGAAGTTTACGTTTAAAAATTGCGGTAGTATTTTCGGTACTTATTTCTATGATGTTCGTAATATTAGGTACAGCTATGTATCAATTACAGAAAGAGAAGGAAGTGCGCTCCTTAGACCAGTATTCTCAAAATACGATGGATCTTGTGACAGAGCAACTTACGACATTTGTTCAAAGAACGGATGAAGATATGGGATATTATGCGAACAGTGAGATGGTTCGTAATATACTTCAAGACGGAGTTACTCCAGAAGAAGAAGCTTTTTTGACGAAAGAGTTTTCGGAGTACAAAAAGAATCATCCTGGCATTTTAGACTTATATATTGGTACGAAAGATAAAAAAACATTAAGTGCCAATCTTGCTGAAGGTGGACAAGTGCCAGAAGGATATGACCCAACGACAAGAACATGGTATAAAGACTCAGAAGCTGATGTGAAAAAGGTTCACTGGGGACAACCTATGTATGAAATTGCAACAGGTAAGTTAAGCGTGGGAGTTTCTAAAGCAATTACAGCTCAAGATGGATCTGTATTAGGTGTTGTAGCGATGGATGTATCACTCGGAACAATTCAGAAATTACTTCATAATATTCAATACAATAACGGCGGAGAAATGTTTATTATAAATGATAAAAATATGGCTCTTGTTTACCCAGAGAAAATCGGGAAAGATGTTTCGAAAGAACCACTTGTGAAGAGTTTAAATAAAGATGTAACAAAATATGCTGTCACTACATTAAAAGGTGAAGATGTAGTTGCATATAGTCAGTCATTTGATTTGATGAAATGGAAAATAGGAATTTTTTATCCGAAAGAAACGATTGATGGGCTATTAAATAGTACGAGAAATACAGTCATTATAATGGCTTGTATTAGCTTATTAGTTGGAATTGCAGCTTCATACTTGTTCTCAAGAAGATTAGCAAGACCATTGCAGCTATTAACGAATCATGTTCAAAAAGTAGCAGAAGGTGATTTAACGTTGCAAATGAAAGTGACAAGTAAGGATGAAGTTGGAGAACTGACAAATCATTTTAATCATATGGTTGAGCAAATGAATGAAATGGTAAGTAAGATTAAAAATAGTGTATCAACAGTGCAGCAATCAACGAATAATCTACATTATTTAACGAATGAAACTGTAGCAGCTAGTAGAGAAGTATCAGGTGCAATGGATGATGTGAGCGGAGGAGCGTCTACTCTTGCTAATAGTGTAGATGAAGTTTCTGAACAGCTCGAGAATATGGCGCAGTCAGTGGAACAAATGAATCACTCTGTTGGTGAAATAAAAGGTGTGGCTGGCAAAGCTGAAGAGGCATCTAAGCAAGGGTTAAATACGATGCGTAATTTAGTTCGTACGAGGGGCCAATCATCTTCGATTGTTGTTCATACAGAGGAAGCATCCGGAAAGTTAGAGCAAAGAGTTGGATCGATTCAAAATGTTGTAGAGCTTATAAAAGGTATTTCGGATCAAACGAATTTACTCGCTTTAAATGCTTCAATCGAGGCGGCACGTGCAGGTGAACAAGGTAAAGGCTTTGCTGTTGTTGCGGAAGAAGTCCGGAAATTAGCGGAACAATCAAAAGAGGCAACAGTAGAAATTGCAATGATGATCGGTGATGTCCAAGTAGAGGTAAGACGAGTGGTAGATGTTGTAAGTAAATTGAAAGACATTGCGGATATACAAAATAAAGTGACGACAGAGGCAGAAACGGAATTCCGTACAATTATGTCAGTTGTAAATACGATTAGTACTTCAGTGGAACAAATTGTAGAAGAGGTATATAACATTGGTCATGAGCAAGGAGAAATTACAACGGTAATGCATACAATTGCCGGTACGAGTCAAGAAAGTGCAGCTGTTTCGGAAGAGGTAAATGCTGCAACTGAATCTCAAGTGAATCATCTAGAAAAGGTAGCTCATACGATGGAAAGCTTGACGGAGCACATGAGAGACTTAGAAAGATTAGTTGAGCAATTTAAAATAGAGGAATAA
- a CDS encoding TrmB family transcriptional regulator, whose translation MLQKFGFSQYESQAYEVVVSSNEPLDATTIVKHSGVPKAKIYEVLARLIDKGMVMDSVSEKKKLYTALPLKLAIEKLTTEFQSNIKELETNISKKSFTDDRVWSLKMQSSIRVQSKGLIESAKESIRISAWNDTLLEYLPLLEQKEKQGVKLESLIVGKVETDLENMHFLIPTEEPNALERYLLLIVDDREILFAGVEQESWQAMKTMSQPFVKFFTEFFYHDVALAKITEKHLDLFMQDEEIKSLLRKLRY comes from the coding sequence ATGTTACAAAAATTCGGTTTCTCACAATATGAAAGCCAAGCTTATGAAGTTGTCGTATCAAGCAACGAACCACTAGATGCTACAACGATTGTGAAGCATTCTGGTGTTCCAAAAGCAAAAATATATGAAGTGCTAGCACGCCTGATCGATAAAGGGATGGTAATGGATTCTGTTTCAGAAAAGAAAAAGCTGTATACAGCATTACCACTCAAGCTAGCAATTGAAAAATTAACGACAGAATTCCAATCAAATATTAAAGAATTGGAAACAAATATATCGAAAAAATCATTTACAGATGACCGTGTGTGGAGCTTAAAAATGCAATCTTCTATTCGAGTTCAAAGTAAAGGGCTCATCGAAAGTGCAAAAGAATCGATTCGTATTTCAGCTTGGAATGATACTCTTTTAGAATACCTTCCTTTACTAGAACAAAAAGAAAAGCAAGGCGTCAAACTCGAGTCTCTTATAGTTGGAAAAGTAGAAACAGACTTAGAAAACATGCATTTTCTAATCCCAACAGAAGAACCTAACGCATTAGAGCGCTACTTGCTACTCATCGTTGACGATCGCGAAATTTTATTTGCTGGTGTAGAGCAAGAGTCATGGCAAGCGATGAAAACAATGTCACAACCTTTCGTAAAGTTCTTTACAGAATTTTTCTATCACGACGTTGCACTTGCAAAAATTACAGAAAAGCATCTGGATCTCTTCATGCAAGATGAGGAAATTAAGAGTTTGTTGAGGAAGTTAAGGTATTAA
- a CDS encoding MFS transporter, producing MGKDLNFRVYILAIAAFVVGTVELIIGGTLDLVANDLGVSISAAGQLITIFSVVFALSGPVLLAVTGKFERKRLYIGALSIFLIGNIISAFSVNYGMLMFSRVVCAASGSLIIALSVTLASSVVEPHFRARAIGIIFMGISGSLVLGVPLGLVLGNAYGWRAPFVLISVLTVIAIACISLFLTKVPPTSVLSIRAQIATLKDKKIVSAQLTSFLFLTGHLTLYAYLTPFLKDVMHVEADWISVFYFIFGIAAVLGGGLGGLLADKWGSKKSIISIIIVFACAIFILPMMTFSFPLFIIMMGLWSMLSWAISPAQQNYLIEIAPESAGIQQSLNNSALHLGIALGSTVGGVVIEKSSVIYNAWVGGGFIILALLCAIFSITRGRSAQFAKEESIV from the coding sequence GTGGGGAAAGACTTGAATTTTCGTGTGTATATTTTAGCTATCGCGGCTTTCGTAGTCGGAACGGTTGAGCTAATTATAGGAGGAACGCTCGATCTAGTTGCCAATGATTTAGGAGTATCTATTAGTGCAGCTGGTCAGCTTATCACAATATTTTCAGTAGTATTTGCTTTATCAGGTCCGGTTTTATTAGCGGTAACTGGAAAATTTGAAAGAAAAAGATTATACATTGGGGCATTATCAATTTTCTTAATCGGCAATATTATTTCAGCATTTAGTGTGAATTACGGGATGTTAATGTTCTCAAGGGTTGTTTGTGCAGCGAGTGGTTCGCTTATTATTGCACTGTCAGTAACACTTGCTTCTAGCGTTGTAGAACCGCATTTTCGTGCGCGTGCAATTGGAATCATTTTCATGGGGATTAGTGGATCGCTCGTACTTGGAGTACCACTTGGACTTGTACTTGGAAATGCATATGGATGGCGTGCACCATTTGTACTCATTTCGGTATTAACAGTTATAGCAATCGCTTGTATTTCATTATTTTTAACGAAAGTACCACCGACATCAGTACTATCGATAAGAGCACAAATTGCTACGTTAAAAGATAAGAAAATCGTAAGTGCACAGTTAACATCATTTTTATTTTTAACGGGTCATTTAACACTATATGCATATTTAACACCTTTCTTAAAAGATGTCATGCATGTTGAAGCGGATTGGATTAGTGTATTTTACTTTATTTTCGGAATTGCAGCGGTACTTGGAGGCGGCCTTGGGGGCTTGCTTGCTGATAAATGGGGATCAAAGAAAAGTATTATCTCAATTATTATTGTATTTGCGTGTGCGATCTTCATATTGCCAATGATGACATTCTCATTCCCGCTGTTCATTATTATGATGGGACTTTGGAGTATGCTGAGCTGGGCTATTTCACCAGCGCAACAAAATTATTTAATTGAAATTGCACCAGAATCAGCTGGTATTCAGCAAAGTTTAAATAACTCTGCCCTTCACTTAGGGATTGCGCTCGGTTCAACAGTAGGCGGAGTTGTTATTGAAAAATCATCTGTTATATATAATGCTTGGGTAGGCGGTGGCTTTATTATATTGGCGCTGCTTTGTGCAATTTTCTCGATTACGAGAGGACGTTCTGCTCAGTTTGCAAAAGAAGAATCTATCGTTTGA
- a CDS encoding APC family permease, whose protein sequence is MHHDEKNKIGLTVALSIVVGTIIGSGVFMKPGSVLDYSGSSNMAILAWVIGGLLTLASGLTVAEIGAQIPKNGGLYTYLEEIYGSFWGYLSGWMQTIVYGPAIIGTLGLYFSSLMINFFYLDKVWNLPIAIGTVVFLGVVNSMGTKYGGIVQTVTTIGKMIPIVLIVVLGFWKGNSDIFNVVVPISENQSIGMAILATLFAYDGWILLASIGGEMKNPTKLLPKAMTVGILIVTAAYVLINLALLNVLPAAKIVDLGENATATAAGMLLGEYGGKIISIGIIVSIFGCLNGKILTFPRIPMSMAERGHLPFSKFIAKESPRFKTPANAITVEIILGIILMIISDPNKLSEISVFIIYIFYVMTFIGVFILRKRNKNKERAYSVPLFPIVPIVAILGSLFVLGSAIINDPVSCFLSIGIVFTGLPVYWYLNKKNKASV, encoded by the coding sequence ATGCATCATGATGAGAAAAACAAAATTGGTTTAACAGTAGCACTTTCTATCGTAGTAGGAACGATTATTGGATCTGGTGTGTTTATGAAACCAGGGAGCGTATTAGATTACTCAGGAAGTTCTAATATGGCTATTCTTGCTTGGGTAATTGGTGGTCTGTTGACGCTAGCAAGTGGTTTAACAGTAGCTGAAATTGGAGCGCAAATCCCGAAAAATGGTGGGTTGTATACGTATTTAGAGGAGATTTACGGAAGTTTTTGGGGGTATTTATCAGGCTGGATGCAGACGATTGTTTATGGACCAGCTATTATCGGAACGTTAGGTTTGTATTTTAGTTCGTTAATGATTAATTTTTTCTATTTAGATAAAGTATGGAATTTACCAATTGCTATTGGAACAGTTGTGTTCCTTGGCGTTGTAAATAGTATGGGAACAAAATATGGAGGTATCGTCCAAACGGTTACGACAATTGGGAAGATGATTCCGATCGTATTAATTGTTGTGCTAGGTTTTTGGAAAGGGAATAGCGATATCTTTAATGTAGTTGTGCCGATATCAGAAAATCAAAGTATCGGTATGGCAATTTTAGCAACATTATTTGCTTATGACGGCTGGATTCTACTTGCTTCGATTGGCGGAGAAATGAAGAATCCAACAAAGTTATTACCGAAAGCGATGACAGTGGGGATTTTAATTGTAACGGCTGCTTACGTACTAATTAACTTGGCATTATTAAATGTGTTACCAGCAGCGAAAATCGTAGACCTTGGAGAAAATGCAACAGCGACAGCTGCGGGCATGTTACTTGGAGAATATGGCGGAAAAATTATTAGTATTGGTATTATCGTTTCTATTTTCGGTTGTTTAAATGGAAAAATTTTAACGTTCCCACGTATTCCGATGTCGATGGCAGAGCGTGGACACCTTCCATTTTCTAAGTTTATCGCAAAGGAAAGCCCAAGATTTAAAACACCAGCAAATGCGATTACTGTTGAAATCATTTTAGGAATTATTTTAATGATTATTAGTGATCCGAATAAGCTATCTGAGATTTCCGTATTCATTATTTATATTTTCTATGTAATGACGTTTATTGGTGTCTTCATCTTAAGAAAACGTAATAAGAATAAAGAGCGTGCATACAGTGTACCGTTATTCCCAATCGTACCAATCGTCGCGATTTTAGGATCATTGTTTGTACTTGGAAGTGCGATTATTAATGATCCAGTAAGTTGTTTCTTATCAATCGGAATTGTCTTTACTGGACTGCCGGTGTATTGGTATTTAAATAAGAAAAACAAAGCTAGTGTTTAA
- a CDS encoding membrane protein insertase YidC — MLKSYRAALISLSVLLVFVLSGCSNAGTIDSHSTGIWNHYFVYPISYMIQFVAHHIPGASFGIAIIIMTLVIRSAMIPLAVSQYRSQAKMKKMQPELQKLKKKYGDVSKDLEKQKQYQKEMSELMKSGGWNPLAGCWPIFIQMPIFSALYYAISRTEEIRTSSFLWVNLGHADPYHILPIIAALTTFIQMKVFQSNITPGEQVQMLKMQQIMMPAMILFMGFAAPSGLVLYWITGNLFTMTQTIVLRRIMEREELQLQKA, encoded by the coding sequence ATGTTAAAATCATACCGAGCTGCGCTCATTAGTTTATCAGTATTACTTGTTTTTGTTTTATCTGGCTGCAGTAATGCAGGCACAATAGATTCACATAGTACGGGGATTTGGAACCATTATTTTGTATATCCAATCTCGTATATGATTCAATTTGTTGCTCATCATATACCGGGAGCTAGCTTCGGGATTGCTATCATTATTATGACGCTCGTTATTCGTTCAGCAATGATTCCATTAGCTGTTTCGCAATATCGTAGCCAAGCAAAAATGAAAAAAATGCAACCTGAATTGCAGAAGCTAAAGAAAAAATACGGTGATGTAAGTAAAGATCTTGAAAAACAAAAGCAGTATCAAAAAGAAATGTCAGAACTAATGAAATCAGGCGGTTGGAATCCACTTGCGGGTTGCTGGCCAATCTTTATACAAATGCCGATTTTCTCTGCATTGTATTATGCGATTAGCCGAACAGAAGAGATTCGCACATCTTCATTTTTATGGGTGAACTTAGGACATGCAGATCCTTATCATATATTACCGATTATCGCAGCGTTAACGACATTTATTCAGATGAAAGTTTTCCAATCTAATATTACACCTGGAGAACAAGTACAGATGCTGAAAATGCAGCAAATTATGATGCCAGCAATGATTCTATTTATGGGATTTGCAGCGCCATCAGGACTTGTGTTGTACTGGATAACGGGTAATTTATTTACAATGACACAAACAATTGTATTAAGAAGAATAATGGAACGTGAAGAATTACAATTACAAAAAGCTTAG
- a CDS encoding YitT family protein — MGQLGDADYVPDTAFLSFPAAKTFHLEFIIQLVVIFVASILYAISMNMFFIPHNMISGGFAGVGMIIGYLMHYNIGALIFLLNIPLLILSHFYLGKKTTFLTAYFVAISSLAMNIIPVHQVSDDILLSSVFGGVICGAASGIIFRFASSTGGFDVVGLIVAKHRDISIGAIIFGFNLILLVAAGFIFGWDITLYTLISRFVVSKVIDAVHTKHIKLTIMTVTEKGEEIKSALLHHGIRGVTMVDAVGGYTNHKKKMIYTVVTRYELGEMKRIIRQVDNKAFMNITETVEIVGRFKRI, encoded by the coding sequence ATGGGTCAACTAGGAGACGCCGATTACGTTCCCGACACCGCCTTTTTATCCTTCCCAGCAGCTAAAACATTTCACTTAGAATTCATCATACAGTTGGTTGTTATTTTCGTAGCTTCTATTTTGTATGCAATTTCTATGAATATGTTCTTTATCCCGCATAACATGATTAGCGGTGGATTCGCTGGTGTAGGGATGATTATCGGTTATTTAATGCATTACAATATCGGTGCACTTATCTTTTTACTAAACATTCCTCTTCTTATTTTAAGTCACTTTTACTTAGGTAAGAAGACAACCTTTTTAACAGCGTATTTTGTAGCTATATCATCGTTAGCGATGAACATTATCCCTGTACACCAAGTTTCAGACGATATTTTACTATCTTCTGTATTCGGTGGTGTAATCTGCGGAGCAGCTTCCGGAATCATATTCCGATTTGCTTCTTCAACAGGTGGCTTTGATGTTGTTGGATTGATTGTAGCAAAACATCGAGATATTTCGATTGGAGCAATCATCTTTGGATTCAACTTAATCTTACTTGTTGCAGCAGGATTTATTTTCGGATGGGATATTACGCTTTATACGTTAATTAGCCGGTTTGTAGTCAGTAAAGTAATTGATGCCGTGCATACGAAACATATTAAATTAACGATAATGACAGTTACAGAAAAAGGCGAGGAAATAAAAAGCGCACTATTACATCACGGCATACGCGGAGTGACAATGGTAGATGCTGTCGGCGGCTATACAAACCATAAGAAAAAAATGATTTACACCGTCGTGACTCGCTATGAGTTAGGCGAAATGAAACGTATTATCCGTCAAGTGGATAACAAAGCATTTATGAACATTACTGAAACAGTTGAAATTGTCGGCCGTTTCAAACGCATATAA
- a CDS encoding GNAT family N-acetyltransferase — MEITTERLIIRPFKSTDLQDVFAIYNSDDTCKFLLHNKWTHEDMQKRFDKKLANNVLTKESILSLAVIYKTKVVGDLSVWYTNMKDTVEIGYSFSNEVAGRGLATEAVNSLVFKLFNECNVHRIQANLDARNTASKKLCERIGMRKEAHFIQDFWNKNEWTDSIVYGMLSSDL; from the coding sequence TTGGAGATCACAACAGAAAGATTAATAATTAGACCTTTTAAAAGTACGGATTTACAGGATGTATTTGCTATTTACAATAGTGATGATACATGTAAGTTCCTATTACATAATAAGTGGACTCATGAAGACATGCAGAAAAGATTTGATAAGAAGCTAGCAAACAATGTACTTACTAAAGAATCAATATTAAGTTTGGCAGTTATTTACAAGACTAAAGTAGTTGGTGATTTATCCGTATGGTACACAAATATGAAAGATACTGTTGAGATTGGTTATAGTTTTTCAAATGAAGTAGCTGGGAGAGGTTTGGCAACAGAAGCAGTAAATAGTTTGGTATTTAAATTATTTAATGAATGTAATGTACATCGTATACAAGCTAATCTTGATGCACGTAATACAGCTTCAAAAAAATTGTGTGAACGAATAGGCATGAGAAAGGAAGCACATTTCATACAAGATTTTTGGAATAAAAATGAATGGACAGATAGTATTGTATATGGAATGCTATCCTCTGATTTGTAG
- a CDS encoding DUF3938 domain-containing protein, protein MNQYIRYTIAVLFAIIGGTICFWTNTQLGENIIFNGIETLVSASILGGYIYFLFNPEENAQKTMLLTMIGIVGGCISYSMTNYTLPLQLSSAFFHGLWTWFIAFCLADVFNLLQDNEEENGRQIESNS, encoded by the coding sequence ATGAATCAATATATAAGATATACAATAGCTGTCCTGTTTGCTATTATCGGCGGAACAATCTGCTTCTGGACAAACACTCAGCTTGGAGAGAATATTATTTTTAATGGAATCGAAACACTTGTAAGCGCTTCAATTTTAGGTGGATACATTTACTTCCTCTTCAATCCAGAAGAAAATGCGCAAAAAACAATGTTATTAACAATGATCGGAATCGTTGGTGGATGTATTTCCTACTCAATGACTAACTATACATTACCACTTCAATTAAGCTCAGCTTTCTTCCACGGTCTATGGACTTGGTTCATTGCATTCTGCCTAGCAGACGTATTCAACCTATTACAAGACAATGAAGAAGAAAACGGTCGCCAAATTGAAAGTAACTCGTAA
- a CDS encoding DUF3985 family protein: MEILSIILIVLLIYVVFKVAYVALKILAILLIIFLIVEFGSKLLGG; encoded by the coding sequence ATGGAAATTTTATCGATTATTTTGATAGTCTTGCTCATTTATGTTGTTTTTAAAGTGGCATATGTAGCATTAAAGATACTCGCGATACTATTAATTATCTTTTTAATCGTAGAGTTCGGCAGTAAGTTGCTTGGGGGATAG
- a CDS encoding site-2 protease family protein, with protein sequence MTVALVLSILYGVIRTEKLEVMLDIWALLAIFLLVVIIHELGHVIFGIIGGLTFKFMTVGPITVQKEKGKVRIRENKLWAYFGGVAMLIPPSIVTPNLSKKWAWMTLGGPITSLLFGITFGYIYMVSYYQYLLYFSVFHFIIFAVTIVPIKGTLMSDGMQFLILIKDDEKAKQHVYNIQVSSELFSYKRPEDWDKRLIELSEEKLKEDKSIRDIMSGLMLVFYSRADQEGMERAIPYIEPIVQLPVTKENKYFVSSFHSWYLLYKALYQMDSFSLQEAKEHGKAITKIDLHGYYRTQGIVKYLEGDREASRTYMRKADKELKSAEKSEIGYLQLEREWLEQLKVRVSYDG encoded by the coding sequence ATGACGGTGGCGTTAGTTTTGTCCATTTTATACGGAGTAATCCGAACTGAGAAATTAGAAGTAATGTTGGATATATGGGCATTATTGGCTATTTTTCTGTTAGTGGTGATCATTCATGAGTTAGGACATGTCATATTCGGCATAATAGGTGGTTTGACATTTAAATTTATGACAGTAGGGCCTATTACTGTTCAAAAAGAGAAGGGGAAAGTACGTATTCGAGAAAATAAATTATGGGCGTACTTCGGAGGCGTGGCAATGTTAATACCGCCTTCTATAGTAACACCGAACCTTTCGAAAAAATGGGCATGGATGACTTTAGGTGGACCAATTACAAGTTTACTATTTGGTATTACTTTTGGTTACATATACATGGTGAGTTATTATCAATATCTGTTATATTTTTCTGTTTTCCATTTTATAATTTTTGCGGTTACAATCGTACCGATAAAAGGAACGCTTATGAGCGATGGTATGCAATTTCTTATTTTAATTAAAGATGATGAAAAGGCGAAGCAGCATGTATATAATATTCAAGTATCAAGTGAGTTATTTAGTTATAAGAGGCCGGAAGATTGGGATAAGAGATTAATAGAACTTAGTGAGGAAAAATTAAAAGAGGATAAAAGTATAAGAGATATAATGAGCGGACTTATGCTCGTTTTTTATTCTAGAGCTGATCAAGAAGGAATGGAAAGAGCGATACCATATATAGAGCCAATTGTTCAATTACCTGTAACGAAGGAAAATAAATATTTCGTTAGTAGTTTTCATAGTTGGTATCTTTTATACAAAGCTCTTTATCAGATGGATAGTTTTTCTCTGCAAGAAGCGAAGGAACATGGGAAGGCCATTACAAAAATAGACTTACATGGGTATTATCGCACACAAGGAATTGTTAAATATTTAGAGGGCGACAGGGAAGCGTCCCGCACTTATATGAGAAAAGCGGATAAAGAATTAAAGAGTGCCGAGAAGAGTGAGATAGGATATTTACAATTAGAAAGAGAATGGTTGGAGCAGTTGAAGGTGAGGGTATCTTACGATGGGTGA